The sequence GTGATCGAGCACTTGGCTGAACATTTCATGGACAAGGTTCCTGGCGAGGAGTCCGCGATCATATCCGAGCTCATCAAGACGCGCCAGATTGTCCGATTTCACCCCCTCGATCAGCTCCATCGTCAGCACACGGCCGCTCGAAGTGTCCCAATAGATTTTCGGTATATAGACGCCATCATTGCCTTCCGACTGCTTGGCGATCCGCTCGGCATTCCGGCCTTCGTGTTCATAATCGAGCTCATCGAGGAGGGTGTCGGCGAATTCGCTGATGATTTCCCTGATGCCGTACATTTTTCCCCACTCTGTATTGTTCTCGATAAGTCCTGCGATCTCTTTCAAAATCGACAAATCAGTATGTACTGTGTTCCGGATGCCCGGCCGCTGCACTTTGACCGCCACTTTCTGACCGTCATGCCGGAAGGCTTCATGGACCTGGCCGATCGAAGCGGTTGCCATCGGCACATCATTGAACGACTCGAAGGCATCGGTGAGAGGACAGTCCAGTTCATCCTCAACGATCTGCTTGACCTGTTCGAACGGGAACGGTTTGGCGTGGTCTTGCAGTTTCTCAAGTTCACGGGTGATTTCCGGCGGCACCAGATCCCTGCGGGTACTGGCGATCTGTCCGAGTTTGATGAAAGTCGGGCCGAGTTCCTGCAGGGTGCGGCTCAGTTTTTCGCCGATATGCTGCAGATTCGTATCGGACTGCTCGCCATCCGCAGCCCTGGATCTGCGTCGGTCAGTAAGGCCCAGACGGAACAGGACATGGCTGAACCCATTCCGCAGGAACGCATTGATGATTTCCTGGAACCGGTATGTCTTTCGAATTGACAGCTTCATCTCAACTGCACCTCCCCCTTAACTGTTTCCTATACCCATCCGGCGAGTATGGAAAACGATAGGCGGCCTGCTGGAGTCATTCGGGGCAGGACACCTGCAGTATTGCAAAAAAGCCATTCAGAAACCGGCGGAACCGGCATTCTGAACAGCTGCTTGTGCGCCATCATTGTTTTTCAAGTCGTTCGATCTGCAGGATCCGGAAGCCTGCCTTTTCAAGTTTCGTCTGAAGTGCCCGGGTCTCTTCTTCCGTCTTTTCACCTTCAAGTGTCAGGACGACACGGCGTACCAGAACAGATCCGTTATCGAGCGTCAGCATGCCTTCGATATTCTCTCCGCGGAGCGTACGGGCCAGCTTTTCGATCATGCCCCTCGCTTCCGTGGAGGAAATCGTCAGATTGAGACCGCCGGTTTTGACACCGAAAGCATCCTCGAATACGCCCTCGATCTGATTGTGTGTCAGGATGCCGACCAGTCTGCCATGATCGGTGACCGATATGAAGGGAAGCGCTTTGATTTTCAGCAAAGCATCCAAGAACGAGGAGGTCTCTT comes from Sporosarcina trichiuri and encodes:
- a CDS encoding ABC1 kinase family protein, with product MKLSIRKTYRFQEIINAFLRNGFSHVLFRLGLTDRRRSRAADGEQSDTNLQHIGEKLSRTLQELGPTFIKLGQIASTRRDLVPPEITRELEKLQDHAKPFPFEQVKQIVEDELDCPLTDAFESFNDVPMATASIGQVHEAFRHDGQKVAVKVQRPGIRNTVHTDLSILKEIAGLIENNTEWGKMYGIREIISEFADTLLDELDYEHEGRNAERIAKQSEGNDGVYIPKIYWDTSSGRVLTMELIEGVKSDNLARLDELGYDRGLLARNLVHEMFSQVLDHGFFHGDPHPGNILFLPGNTLSFIDFGMMGFLDDNLKFQFAKLVMELERGNTKGIIKALDAMGILDDDTDLRSLEKDLGLLKTKYYDVPLENVSLGGVFVDLFEVAYRHRIRIPSEITVLGKTILTVEGLISKLDPHMRIMDGVEPFGKQLIRERYSPSAVLKNAWESLTENAEIIANIPKDFKDISTALKKGKLKLDINLRQAGFILRRLDIISNRLAFSVILLAFSILMTGLIIGSAIAGQNNILLNLPVIEIGAIVAFLMFLFLLYSIFKSGRM
- a CDS encoding CBS domain-containing protein, which produces MRVRDLFVERNYVTTVNDKDTVKEALDKIRKSGFRSVPVVDAQDTYKGMIYKIHLIEYLYEQNGDENATVESIVKHKDDCIEETSSFLDALLKIKALPFISVTDHGRLVGILTHNQIEGVFEDAFGVKTGGLNLTISSTEARGMIEKLARTLRGENIEGMLTLDNGSVLVRRVVLTLEGEKTEEETRALQTKLEKAGFRILQIERLEKQ